The Roseococcus microcysteis genome contains a region encoding:
- a CDS encoding homogentisate 1,2-dioxygenase, which yields MASKQYIAFPRSEGLSSRQAHADLPQGTYEREMGKEGFFGPATHMYHANPPTGWTRWEGPLRPRAFDLARINAEQPSPWDAADILHNAHCRLRFWRAPAAMDHLARNADGDELLFIHTGAGRLFCDYGHMPFRAGDYILLPRSTMWRIECDAPVAALLIEATGSTYQLPDRGILGKHAQFDPAVLATPAIDDAFRAQQGARETRVVIKRRDALSTVTYPFNPLDAVGWHGDLAPVKLNVEDIRPLMSHRYHLPPSAHTTFVANRFVVCTFTPRPFETDPGALKVPFFHNNDDYDEVLFYHAGDFFSRDNIHAGMMTLHPCGFTHGPHPKALGNAFTPKKPATDEYAVMLDTRDALDMGEAARQVEWEDYAYSWGVKPQPR from the coding sequence ATGGCCAGCAAGCAATACATCGCCTTCCCGCGCAGCGAGGGCCTTTCCTCGCGCCAGGCCCATGCCGACCTCCCCCAGGGCACCTATGAGCGTGAGATGGGCAAGGAGGGCTTCTTCGGCCCCGCCACCCACATGTATCATGCGAACCCGCCCACCGGCTGGACGCGCTGGGAAGGCCCGCTCCGCCCCCGCGCCTTCGACCTCGCCCGCATCAACGCCGAGCAGCCGAGCCCCTGGGACGCGGCCGACATCCTGCACAACGCCCATTGCCGCCTGCGCTTCTGGCGGGCGCCGGCCGCCATGGACCACCTGGCGCGCAACGCCGATGGCGATGAGCTTCTGTTCATCCACACAGGGGCTGGCCGCCTGTTCTGCGACTACGGCCACATGCCCTTCCGCGCCGGCGACTACATCCTGCTGCCGCGCAGCACCATGTGGCGCATCGAATGCGATGCGCCCGTCGCCGCCCTGCTCATCGAGGCCACCGGCAGCACCTACCAGCTGCCCGACCGCGGCATCCTGGGCAAGCACGCGCAGTTCGACCCGGCGGTGCTGGCCACGCCGGCGATAGACGACGCCTTCCGCGCCCAGCAAGGCGCCCGCGAAACCCGCGTGGTGATCAAGCGGCGCGACGCGCTCTCCACCGTCACCTACCCCTTCAACCCGCTGGACGCGGTGGGCTGGCATGGGGACCTCGCCCCCGTGAAGCTGAACGTGGAGGACATCCGCCCGCTGATGTCCCACCGCTACCACCTGCCGCCCAGCGCCCACACCACCTTCGTGGCCAACCGCTTCGTGGTCTGCACCTTCACCCCCCGCCCCTTCGAGACGGATCCGGGCGCGCTGAAGGTGCCGTTCTTCCACAACAATGACGACTACGACGAGGTGCTGTTCTACCACGCGGGCGACTTCTTCAGCCGCGACAACATCCATGCCGGCATGATGACGCTGCACCCCTGCGGCTTCACCCATGGCCCGCACCCCAAGGCGCTGGGCAACGCCTTCACGCCGAAGAAGCCCGCGACCGACGAATACGCCGTGATGCTCGACACGCGCGACGCACTGGACATGGGCGAGGCCGCGCGCCAGGTGGAATGGGAGGATTATGCCTATTCCTGGGGCGTGAAGCCCCAGCCCCGATGA